In one Rhopalosiphum padi isolate XX-2018 chromosome 3, ASM2088224v1, whole genome shotgun sequence genomic region, the following are encoded:
- the LOC132927994 gene encoding piezo-type mechanosensitive ion channel component-like isoform X3, which produces MKKFIISLLLFHIILPLSLLICICLKQNALTGIYLFLLLYLPLIKTPTPTNINGSSGMFLKTVTLISWLMVLIQLLFQIVLLVMHPYGKILEPPCSGVERMFRYIGLIELSKLQLIEILYFYLPELIMVCASTIIQRMLIKINVEEDASDTFMEITDSETRATTWQQTSSISVAISIGKYLCLVIICLAGVAVPSIISAFYYITFLGIMTWWSCYHPISRGFAYLFRFVCLVACIHVSILFVYQMEWAQILLPPQSPIARYYGLIAIIETTCTNTVKVKFMDCEWPMYALPLILVVTHYLLWFESLLILNNPMHASTEHSMANTQPTENTPLIRGQKPMYTTSPTTTDSPSCSMVESEVQKPNTQQDGYHDDREYKSNIFYYLMDVLSTVSQFITRTSYIGTNIVMMAWSITYHSWLTFVLLLWASVSWMVPQQRKTMLRSSPFLVFYAEFLLLSQFLYGMNLNDSELPQTIQDWNLEQIGFTKVLHFPCKPLIIKTLFTTMFWITMRQYMQERREARSHSAVANMIAPLQVTVGTATAMGGDSGTKGSQLMQRLGEEAKIILTKFWIWVVAFVLFGIGITGERMTIFRIIYMALALIFLLTFQLSWVLWRKIMYGFWLTVIIYSMLILVMTYTYQFDNFPYYWEKYLKIPPTLQLDIGLEKFETGELFVRLLTPTFFVIITVVQLYYFHKDFLAISDIKSRGTSIVKPSKPGNSSTSNSDKESTDSSISLTDNKYQKHPPRPSFISERKSFKVFKNLPKVKLRSFFKMIKTILSYIIELAWLYAELHMIKIILLCVMFLAVYEVCLVHFVLVVLVTISLVFNSRIQSIIVYIISVYVSILLLTKMIYQIEYIREGTWNVTCPDPDEPDKTKDYNTANWVGFKKSTANISLLNLLKGYISIVFVITLHRVVITRQKYKRHLKGRPLSKPLRMFPGITFKDVDHDIPHCLKYLLNFGFYRFGVEITLIAVAVLVGTRMDFYAVLYALWLMTFVMLSRGTLAKVWIIFMFFVVITIPLQYAIVIGLPPDLCLQWPWDENEIMKNFRDWMFLPDPDSPPDAYKLLCDFIVLLFVSRQSIVFKIERRHIDVEYPGGTNRSIIEEAEKPSFINPVPDFVSHIRSWLDILKRIVLIGFIWFTLAIVFLAGTNRVNLFSLGYLIGSFIFLWQGNDYYLRPVNVILKWWNKLILYNITVITLKAILQIPGCIFMNYMKMKACWMIQLFGISCIQKFSTNHPAITSSDNDDCEIPIEHVGLAWDILCFGFLIFQRRLFNSHYFFRIVDETKAMAILASRGAELIQELSQKRIQEQHESERKVLEKIKSKMDRIKATQKKIQGFGIKDPESHEKAEEIAFAPLARDLSGSSIVQSFHTPLEDEPPTLSYLQPPTPTSTVLTVSLDGYLDPQRMSFSSTAHRRPLSFDESAIYSGVFSPPPTIAQHRRQSSLGVPSTWYPRKRSASATSHHTSIRSGDYYMFDEFDDELDSIVEKDNELSDDSLEDSDKTDTDQFVYKKKKETDKSVVGETSKLAMGDGEDLREDTQDGDKLKSFSMKIKENINLFMAFVNSSTKTLIRKLNKISRDYRYVIRTLAVEKKTLKQNRGFGIGLRTGSSMIWQPMPFVGKSVTLSAEKLEELEEQQELNASNQPQLMRLILALWFAIISHSDLVCYFMIFLHQIKSATILSLPLPLMVFLWGTLTVPRPTKNFWVTLIAYTEVIVVIKCMFQFDMIPWNQQVVTDNMPFFLPRIIGIEKKPNYATYDLFLLLVLFFHRTMLKSLGLWKSSLSFKGTPINQISLFDTIDTRCSMGSEGYQGSVDNDPSTEQTTVVLAPEFLQSSNKDVQLIQKSYEQSFDKSNSVETDNLLEIMPLSLKKHCSPLVSFFEQLIDSSSRVNADVYTYMFLCDFFNIFVVVFGFSAFGSQSDGGVSQYFEENKVPVPFLIMLTLQFALITVDRLLYLRKYILGKILFQFVLIIGSHIWMFFILPGVTERQFNAVLPPQLWYMVKCFYLLLSAYQIRSGYPTRILGNVLCKNYNYINMILFKLFMLCPFVFELRTIMDWVWTETSMTLPDWLKMEDIFAHIFQLKCSRRVENEYPNPRGIKIKPAKKYLIGGGCLICLVTAISFPLVLFALGNTVGEPNLPEGINLNVKLGSNQPIYTMSMEGTIQKFDESDWYSMINVYKKSRSAQTFLSNYDYEDVGVFYITTHSANTWSISPPELESMIQQLSGPNASYTVKTDWVINRKNAYGEQPKDVKDSHEITINQTICAELANLITNKNHSVMLYGLIPKFIKVTGFGGAKAVSQLMISNETEPYMNASVFLNSNNNNNNDSEKWWDLYEECPHESSARYLYDLPKSSCLPGGNKRNFTIYTFNDKAFPETLNIISGKGIIGLYTTFVIVVHTFVRGFFTGISTKIMFDDMPYVDRILQLCLDIYLVRESGELDLEEDLFAKLVFLYRSPETLIKWTRPPDTTSNEDPDDALPELSA; this is translated from the exons GTATCTGTTTAAAACAGAATGCATTAAccggaatttatttatttttactactctATCTTCCACTAATCAAAACACCTACTCCAACAAATATAAAtg gaaGTTCtggaatgtttttaaaaactgtaactTTGATAAGTTGGCTCATGGTATTAATTCAGCTTTTATTCCAAATTGTTCTGCTTGTGATGCATCCATACGGAAAAATTTTAGAACCACCTT gcaGTGGAGTAGAACGAATGTTTCGTTATATTGGATTAATTGAGTTATCTAAACTACAACTGATTGAAATATTGTACTTCTACTTACCAGAATTGATAATGGTGTGTGCATCTACTATTATACAACgcatgttaattaaaattaatgttgaaGAAGATGCGTCAGATACTTTTATGGAAATCACAGATTCTGAAACAAGAGCAACTACATGGCAACAGACAAGTTCTATTTCTGTTGCTATTTCTATtg gaAAATATCTTTGTTTGGTGATTATTTGTCTTGCTGGAGTTGCAGTACCATCAATTATTAGTGCATTTTACTACATAACATTTTTGGGAATAATGACATGGTGGTCTTGTTACCATCCTATAAGTCGTGGATTTGCCTACTTATTTCGTTTTGTTTGTTTGGTTGCTTGTATACATGTATCTATTCTTTTTGTATATCAAATGGAGTGGGCTCAAATCCTTTTACCTCCACAATCACCAATTgcaag ATACTATGGTCTCATTGCTATCATAGAAACAACTTGTACAAATACTGTTAAAGTCAAATTTATGGATTGTGAATGGCCAATGTATGCATTACCTTTAATCTTGGTTGTTACACATTATCTCTTATGGTTTGAATCACTTCTTATACTAAACAACCcg atgcaCGCTTCTACAGAACATTCCATGGCCAATACTCAACCGACGGAAAATACGCCT ctAATTCGTGGCCAAAAACCTATGTATACTACTAGTCCGACAACAACTGACAGTCCATCTTGTAGTATGGTGGAAAGTGAAGTACAAAAACCTAATACTCAACAAGATGGATACCACGatgata gagaatataaatcaaatatattttattatttgatggatGTTCTAAGTACTGTCTCACAATTTATCACCCGCACATCATATATTGGCACTAATATTGTAATGATG GCTTGGAGTATTACATATCACAGTTGGTTAACATTTGTACTGCTATTATGGGCTAGTGTTTCTTGGATGGTTCCTCAACAAAGAAAAACAATGCTAAGATCATCGCCGTTTTTAGTGTTCTATGCAGAATTTTTGCTGTTATCGCAATTTTTATACGGAATGAATTTAAATGATTCTGAATTACCTCAAACTATTCAAGATTGGAATTTGGAACAAATTGGTTTTACCAAAGTTCTTCATTTTCCTTGCAAGCCTTTAATTATAAag acaTTATTTACAACAATGTTCTGGATAACAATGAGACAATATATGCAAGAAAGGAGGGAAGCTAGAAGTCATTCTGCTGTAGCTAATATGATTGCTCCTCTCCAAGTTACAGTGGGAACAGCAACAG cTATGGGAGGTGATTCAGGTACAAAGGGTAGTCAATTAATGCAGAGACTTGGCGAAGAAGCTAAAATTATTCTTACCAAATTTTGGATATGGGTTGTGGCATTTGTGTTATTTGGAATTGGCATAACTGGCGAACGGATGACAATATTTCGAATAATCTATATGGCACtggcattaatatttttattaacattccAA ttGTCTTGGGTTTTATGGAGAAAAATTATGTATGGTTTTTGGCTTACagtcataatttattcaatgcTGATATTAGTTATGACATACACATATCAGTTTGATAATTTTCCATATTATTGGGAAAAGTATCTAAAAATTCCACCCACATT acAATTAGATATAGGTTTGGAAAAATTTGAAACTGGTGAGCTATTTGTACGACTTTTGACTCCaacattttttgttatcataACTGTTGTTCAACTTTACTATTTCCACAAAGATTTTTTGGCTATATCTGATATTAAGAGCCG TGGTACTAGTATTGTTAAGCCATCCAAACCAGGCAATTCTTCTACTTCAAATAGTGACAAAGAATCTACAGATTCTAGCATTTCACTTACAgataataaataccaaaaacATCCTCCACGTCCAAGCTTTATATCTGAGAGAAAATCTTTTAAAGTCttcaaaa atctacCAAAAGTCAAATTACGctcatttttcaaaatgattaaaacaattttatcatatattattgagtTAGCATGGCTGTATGCTGAATTACACAtgataaaaatcatattgttgTGTGTCATGTTTTTGGCTGTATATGAA gtGTGTTTGGTTCATTTTGTATTGGTTGTATTGGTGACTATATCATTAGTATTTAATAGTCGTATACAGTCAATTATTGTCTATATCATATCCgtttatgtatctatattgtTACTTACCAAGATGATTTACCAAATTGAATATATACGAGAGGGTACATGGAATGTCACATGTCCA gacCCAGATGAACCAGATAAAACTAAAGATTATAATACGGCAAATTGGGTTGGATTTAAAAAGTCTACAGCTAATATTTCTTTACTCAATTTACTTAAAGGAtatattt CTATAGTTTTTGTCATAACATTGCATAGAGTTGTTATAACTCGACAAAAATATAAGAGACATTTAAAAGGTAGACCATTGTCAAAACCTTTAAGAATGTTTCCAGGTATTACATTTAAAGATGTAGATCACGATATACCTCATTGTTTGaagtatttattgaattttggaTTTTATCGATTTGGCGTAGag ATAACTCTTATTGCTGTAGCAGTACTAGTTGGAACAAGGATGGACTTTTATGCTGTACTTTATGCATTATGGTTAATGACTTTTGTAATGTTATCGAGGGGAACTTTAGCAAAAGTGtggataatttttatgttttttgttgttattaccATACCATTACAATATGCTATCGTCATTGGACTGCCTCCAGATCTTTGTTTAC aaTGGCCCTGGGATGAAAATGAAATTATGAAGAATTTCCGTGACTGGATGTTCTTACCAGACCCTGATTCGCCTCCAGatgcatacaaattattat gtgattttattgtattattgtttgtgtCTCGTCAATCTATTGTCTTCAAAATAGAAAGAAGACATATAGACGTGGAGTACCCAGGAGGAACAAATCGTTCAATTATTGAAGAAGCTGAAAAGCCCAGTTTTATAAATCCAGTGCCCGACTTTGTATCTCATATAAG atcatGGCTTGATATATTAAAACGTATTGTTCTCATTGGATTTATTTGGTTCACATTAGCCATTGTGTTTTTGGCTGGTACCAATAGAGTTAATCTATTTTCTCTTGGATATCTAATtggttcatttatatttttatggcaaGGCAATGATTATTATCTTCGGCCAGTAAATGTTATTCTTAAATG GTGGAATAaattaatactgtataatataactgttattaCTTTAAAAGCTATACTTCAAATACCTGgttgtatttttatgaattacatGAAAATGAAAGCTTGTTGGATGATACAACTATTTGGTATTTCTTGCATACAAAAGTTTTCTACTAACCATCCAGCTATAACATCAtcag acaATGATGATTGTGAGATACCGATTGAACATGTTGGTTTAGCATgggatattttatgttttggatttttaatctTCCAAAGACGTCTTTTCAACAGTCATTATTTCTTTAGAATCGTAGATGAAACAAAAGCAATGGCTATATTAGCCTCCag agGGGCTGAATTAATTCAAGAGCTTTCACAAAAACGAATCCAAGAACAACACGAATCAGAACGAAAGGTCCtagaaaaaatcaaatcaaaaatgGATCGAATCAAAGCTACTCAAAAGAAAATTCAAGGTTTTGGAATCAAAGATCCAGAATCTCATGAAAAAG CCGAAGAAATCGCGTTTGCCCCGCTGGCCCGGGACCTGTCCGGGAGTTCGATCGTCCAAAGTTTTCACACGCCACTCGAAGACGAACCGCCCACGCTGTCCTATCTGCAACCGCCGACGCCCACGTCCACCGTGCTGACCGTGTCACTGGACGGCTACCTGGACCCGCAGCGAATGTCGTTCAGCAGCACCGCGCACCGGCGGCCACTGTCGTTCGACGAAAGCGCCATTTACTCGGGCGTGTTTTCACCGCCGCCGACGATCGCGCAACACCGACGACAGTCCTCGTTGGGCGTGCCGTCCACTTGGTACCCGCGCAAACGGTCCGCCTCGGCGACGTCTCATCATACTT CTATTCGTTCAGGTGATTATTACATGTTTGATGAATTCGATGATGAATTAGATTCAATTGTGGAAAAAGATAATGAATTAAGTGATGATTCACTTGAAGATTCAGACAAAACTGATACAGACCAATTTgtgtataaa aaaaagaaAGAAACGGATAAATCAGTTGTTGGTGAAACAAGTAAACTAGCAAT GGGCGATGGTGAGGATTTAAGAGAag ataCTCAAGATGGAGATAAGTTAAAATCATTCAGTatgaaaattaaagaaaatattaatttgttcatGGCTTTTGTCAATAGTTCAACAAAAACATTGATaaggaaattaaataaaatttctcgAGACTATAGATATGTTATTCGTACACTAGCAGTTGAAAAGAAAacgttaaaa caAAATCGAGGATTTGGAATTGGTCTAAGAACAGGTTCATCAATGATTTGGCAACCTATGCCATTTGTTGGTAAAAGTGTTACATTAAG TGCTGAAAAATTAGAAGAACTAGAAGAACAACAAGAATTAAATGCCTCCAATCAACCTCAGCTTATGCGTCTCATTCTCGCTCTTTGGTTTGCAATCATATCACACTCTGATTTGGTgtgttattttatgatattcttGCATCAGATTAAGTCTGCCACCATTTTAAGTTTACCACTGCCATTGATGGTTTTTCTTTGGGGTACACTCACTGTTCCTAGGCCAACAAAGAATTTCTGGGTCACTCTAATCGCTTACACTGAA gtaattgTTGTCATTAAATGTATGTTCCAATTTGATATGATCCCGTGGAATCAACAAGTTGTTACCGACAACATGCCATTCTTTCTGCCAAGAATTATTGGTATTGAGAAGAAACCAAACTATGCGACATATGATTTATTCTTACTTCTTGTTTTGTTCTTCCAccg aaccaTGTTAAAATCGCTGGGTCTCTGGAAAAGTTCACTATCATTTAAAGGAACACCTATTAATCAAATATCTTTATTTGATACAATCGATACACGATGTTCAATGGGTTCTGAGGGCTACCAAGGATCTGTAGACAACGATCCAAGTACTGAACAAACGACTGTTGTGTTGGCTCCagaatttttacaatctagtaacAAGGATGtacaattaattcaaaaatcatATGAACAGTCATTTGATAAATCAAACTCAGTAGAAACTGACAATCTCTTAGAAATAATGCCATTATC tctcAAAAAGCATTGCAGTCCTCTAGTGTCCTTCTTTGAACAATTAATAGATTCAAGCTCTAGAGTCAACGCTGatgtttatacttatatgttTTTGTGTGATTTCTTcaatatatttgttgttgtttttggaTTCTCAGCTTTTGGT tcTCAAAGTGATGGTGGCGTTTCTCAATACTTCGAAGAAAATAAAGTACCTGTTCCATTTCTAATCATGTTGACTCTTCAATTTGCATTAATCACTGTTGATCGGTTGCTTTATTTAAGAAAGTATATCCTGGGAAAGATACTATTCcagtttgtattaataattggttCTCATATATGGATGTTTTTCATATTACCTGGAGTTACAGAAAG ACAATTTAATGCTGTACTTCCGCCTCAACTTTGGTATATGGTAAAATGCTTTTATCTATTACTATCTGCATATCAAATTAGAAGTGGATATCCTACAAGAATTCTTGGAAACGTTCTATGCAAAAATTACAACTATATTAACATGATTCTATTCAAACT ttttatgtTATGTCCATTTGTATTTGAACTGAGAACAATAATGGACTGGGTATGGACTGAAACATCAATGACATTACCAGATTGGCTTAAAATGGAAGACATTTTTGCACATATTTTccaattaaaa tgttcgAGGCGTGTGGAAAATGAATACCCAAATCCTAgaggaattaaaattaaaccagctaaaaaatatttgattggaGGTGGATGCTTGATCTGTTTAGTGACTGCTATCTCGTTTCCACTAGTGTTATTTGCTCTTGGGAATACAGTAGGAGAACCTAATTTGCCCGAAGGTATCAATCTAAATGTTAAACTTGGATCTAACCAACCAATATATACTATGAGTATGGAAGGTACAATTCAGAA gtttGACGAATCTGACTGGTACTCAATGATTAATGTGTACAAAAAGTCAAGATCAGCACAAACATTCTTATCCAACTATGATTATGAAGATGTTGGTGTATTTTACATAACAACCCATTCAGCAAATACATGGTCAATTAGTCCACCTGAATTGGAAAGCATGATACAACAATTGAGTGGACCAA atgCCTCTTACACAGTTAAAACTGATTGGGTTATTAATCGTAAGAATGCTTATGGAGAACAACCAAAAGATGTTAAAGATAGTCATGAAATTACTATTAATCAAACAATTTGTGCAGAACTTGCTAATctcattactaataaaaatcacAGTGTTATGTTGTATGGTTTAATTCCCAAGTTTATTAAAGTCACTGGATTTGGAGGGGCAAAAGCTGTATCACAACTTATGATCAGTAATGaaa CCGAGCCATATATGAATGCTAGTGTGTTTttaaatagtaacaataataataataatgatagtgaAAAATGGTGGGACTTGTATGAAGAATGTCCTCATGAAAGCTCTGCTCGTTATTTGTATGATTTGCCCAAAAGCTCATGTCTTCCTGGTGGTAACAAAAGGAACttcacaatatatacatttaatgacaAAGCATTTCCAGAAACATTGAACATCATTAGTGGAAAAGG gattaTTGGACTGTATACAACGTTTGTTATTGTCGTTCATACGTTTGTTCGAGGATTTTTCACCGGTATATCAACCAAAATTATGTTTGATGATATGCCATACGTAGATAGGATCTTACAACTGTGCTTAGATATTTATCTGGTGAGAGAAAGTGGTGAATTAGATTTGGAAGAAGACCTATTCGCTAAACTAGTATTCTTGTATCGGTCACCTGAAACGTTAATTAAGTGGACTCGGCCACCTGACACAACATCAAATGAAGATCCCGACGATGCTCTCCCAGAACTCTCTGCATAa